A single region of the Leisingera thetidis genome encodes:
- a CDS encoding response regulator encodes MADSIKAYGGQKELKILLVEDDSGDAKAVLRAFRQVKVANGITRATDGVEALDILRGTGGKEKFEPPYVLLADINMPRMNGIELVQELRSDPELSKTVVFFLTTSSHEQDINAAYGLNAAGYIVKETAGHDFLQLVDMVGRYWRIVEFPIPAA; translated from the coding sequence ATGGCCGACAGCATCAAGGCTTATGGCGGCCAGAAAGAACTGAAGATTCTTCTGGTCGAAGATGACAGCGGCGACGCCAAGGCCGTTCTGCGGGCGTTCCGGCAGGTCAAGGTCGCCAACGGGATCACCCGGGCAACCGACGGCGTCGAGGCGCTCGATATCCTGCGGGGGACCGGCGGCAAGGAAAAGTTCGAACCGCCCTACGTGCTGCTGGCCGACATCAACATGCCGCGGATGAATGGCATCGAACTGGTCCAGGAACTGCGCAGCGACCCTGAACTGAGCAAAACAGTGGTCTTCTTCCTGACCACCTCAAGCCACGAGCAGGACATCAATGCGGCATACGGCCTGAATGCTGCAGGCTATATCGTCAAAGAAACGGCGGGGCACGATTTTCTGCAGCTTGTCGATATGGTTGGCCGCTATTGGCGGATTGTCGAGTTTCCCATCCCCGCGGCCTGA
- the rplT gene encoding 50S ribosomal protein L20, producing MSRVKGGTTTHARHKKVIKAAKGYYGRRKNTFKVARQAVDKANQYATRDRKNRKRNFRALWIQRINAAVRSHDEALTYSRFINGLTLAGIEVDRKVLADLAVHEPEAFGAIVRQAQDALAA from the coding sequence ATGTCCCGCGTTAAAGGTGGTACCACGACTCACGCCCGTCACAAGAAGGTCATCAAGGCAGCCAAAGGTTACTACGGCCGCCGCAAGAACACCTTCAAGGTTGCCCGTCAGGCCGTCGACAAGGCGAACCAGTATGCAACCCGCGACCGCAAGAACCGCAAGCGCAACTTCCGCGCGCTGTGGATCCAGCGGATCAACGCTGCTGTGCGTTCGCATGACGAAGCGCTGACCTACTCCCGCTTCATCAACGGCCTGACCCTGGCCGGCATCGAAGTGGACCGCAAGGTTCTGGCCGACCTGGCCGTGCACGAGCCCGAAGCCTTTGGTGCCATCGTGCGCCAGGCACAGGACGCGCTGGCAGCCTAA
- the rpmI gene encoding 50S ribosomal protein L35, producing the protein MPKMKTKSSAKKRFKVTATGKVMAGQAGKRHGMIKRTRKFIRDARGTTTLSAPDAKIVKGFMPYDR; encoded by the coding sequence ATGCCCAAGATGAAGACAAAGTCGAGCGCCAAGAAGCGCTTCAAGGTGACTGCCACTGGCAAGGTCATGGCAGGTCAGGCCGGCAAGCGCCACGGCATGATCAAGCGGACCCGCAAGTTCATCCGTGACGCCCGCGGCACCACCACCCTGTCGGCCCCCGACGCAAAGATCGTCAAGGGCTTCATGCCCTACGACCGCTAA
- the pyk gene encoding pyruvate kinase: MKRSRNVKIVATLGPASDTYETIRALHEAGADVFRLNMSHGSHPEIAEKHKIIRQVEQDLDSPIAILADLQGPKLRVGVFAKGAEELEAGARFRLDLDEAEGDVNRVCLPHPEIFQALEPGAHLLVNDGKIRLAVEDCGLDFADCIVETGGTISNRKGVNVPDVVLPLAALSEKDRADLEFVCALGVDWLALSFVQRAKDVYEARALADGRAAVLSKIEKPQAVEDFEAILDASDGIMVARGDLGVELPVAAVPPIQKRLVRKCRAAAKPVIVATQMLESMIESPMPTRAEVSDVATAIYEGADAVMLSAESAAGQYPIEAVQTMDKVAIEVEADPTYTQIITASRSAKGTTVADGIVAAAREIAEKTEIKAICCFTQSGTTALLTARERPGVPIIAMTPVSATARRLCLSWGCKCVMTPELDRFKGAVVSAARAARAGGYASEGDQIVVTAGVPFNVPGTTNILRIAPCDERLIYSTDPE; encoded by the coding sequence ATGAAACGCTCGCGCAATGTGAAGATTGTCGCCACCCTGGGGCCGGCTTCGGACACCTATGAGACCATCCGCGCCCTGCATGAGGCCGGCGCCGATGTGTTCCGGCTGAACATGTCGCACGGCAGCCACCCGGAGATCGCCGAAAAGCACAAGATCATCCGCCAGGTGGAACAGGACCTGGACAGCCCGATTGCGATTCTGGCGGATTTGCAGGGCCCCAAGCTGCGCGTCGGCGTCTTTGCCAAGGGGGCCGAGGAGCTGGAGGCGGGCGCCAGGTTCCGGCTCGACCTGGACGAGGCGGAGGGCGACGTGAACCGTGTGTGCCTGCCGCATCCGGAGATCTTCCAGGCGCTGGAGCCGGGGGCGCATCTTTTGGTCAATGACGGCAAGATCCGTCTGGCGGTGGAGGATTGCGGCCTGGATTTCGCCGATTGCATCGTGGAGACCGGCGGCACCATTTCCAACCGCAAGGGGGTGAACGTGCCGGATGTGGTGCTGCCGCTGGCGGCGCTGTCGGAGAAGGACCGGGCGGATCTGGAATTTGTCTGCGCCCTGGGCGTGGACTGGCTGGCGCTGTCGTTTGTGCAGCGGGCCAAGGACGTTTATGAGGCGCGGGCGCTGGCCGATGGCCGCGCGGCGGTGCTGTCGAAGATCGAGAAGCCGCAGGCGGTGGAGGATTTCGAGGCGATCCTGGATGCCTCCGACGGCATCATGGTGGCGCGCGGCGACCTGGGGGTTGAGCTGCCGGTGGCGGCGGTGCCGCCGATCCAGAAACGGCTGGTGCGCAAGTGCCGGGCCGCGGCCAAGCCGGTGATCGTGGCGACCCAGATGCTGGAAAGCATGATCGAAAGCCCGATGCCGACCCGGGCCGAAGTCTCGGATGTGGCCACTGCCATCTACGAGGGCGCCGACGCGGTGATGCTGAGCGCCGAATCCGCGGCCGGCCAGTACCCCATCGAGGCGGTGCAGACCATGGACAAGGTGGCCATCGAGGTCGAGGCCGACCCGACCTATACCCAGATCATCACCGCTTCGCGCTCGGCCAAGGGGACCACCGTGGCCGACGGCATCGTGGCGGCGGCGCGGGAGATTGCCGAGAAGACCGAGATCAAGGCGATCTGCTGCTTTACCCAGTCGGGCACCACCGCGCTGCTGACCGCACGTGAGCGTCCGGGGGTGCCGATCATCGCGATGACGCCGGTCAGCGCCACGGCGCGGCGGCTTTGCCTCAGCTGGGGCTGCAAATGCGTGATGACGCCGGAACTGGACCGCTTCAAGGGCGCAGTGGTGAGTGCGGCGCGGGCGGCGCGGGCGGGGGGCTATGCCAGCGAAGGCGACCAGATCGTGGTCACCGCGGGGGTGCCCTTCAATGTGCCGGGCACGACCAATATCCTGCGGATTGCCCCCTGCGATGAACGGCTGATCTACAGCACCGACCCGGAGTGA
- a CDS encoding N-formylglutamate amidohydrolase produces MTYTPFFVHGADRPARWLITCDHATNHVPHFAGGGDLGLPREDMERHIAYDVGAYEVSKLLGEMLDAPVVASNFSRLVIDPNRGEDDPTLLMKLYDGTIIPANRHAGGAALKERLENCYRPYHRALARLAERPRTVIVSVHSFTRQLRGRPPRPWEIGILFPEGERFSPFVIDELNREDGLCVGVNEPYTGYLPGDAIETHATKPGRPNTLVELRNDLIAEHTGQHEWAERLAGVLPRALAASGL; encoded by the coding sequence ATGACATACACACCGTTTTTTGTTCACGGCGCAGACCGCCCCGCCCGCTGGCTGATCACCTGCGATCACGCAACCAACCATGTGCCGCATTTCGCCGGCGGCGGCGACCTTGGCCTCCCGCGCGAGGATATGGAACGCCACATCGCCTATGACGTCGGCGCCTATGAGGTGTCGAAGCTCTTGGGCGAGATGCTGGACGCGCCGGTGGTGGCCTCCAACTTCTCGCGCCTGGTGATCGATCCCAACCGCGGCGAGGATGATCCGACCCTGCTGATGAAGCTCTACGACGGCACCATCATTCCCGCCAACCGCCACGCCGGCGGGGCCGCGCTGAAGGAGCGGCTGGAAAACTGCTACCGCCCCTACCACCGGGCGCTGGCGCGGCTGGCGGAACGCCCGCGCACGGTGATCGTCTCGGTCCACTCCTTCACCCGCCAGCTGCGCGGACGGCCGCCGCGGCCCTGGGAGATCGGCATCCTGTTCCCCGAAGGCGAGCGGTTTTCGCCCTTTGTGATTGATGAGCTGAACCGCGAGGACGGCCTCTGCGTCGGCGTCAACGAACCCTACACCGGCTACCTGCCGGGCGACGCGATCGAGACCCACGCCACCAAACCGGGCCGCCCCAACACGCTGGTCGAGCTCCGGAATGACCTGATTGCCGAACACACCGGCCAGCATGAATGGGCCGAACGGCTGGCCGGCGTCCTGCCGCGGGCCTTGGCGGCCTCCGGTCTCTGA
- a CDS encoding DUF6868 family protein, with amino-acid sequence MTQETLSAFFGWLTVLHLGLFTLSAILVLLARDWAASLHARMFGLAPADVSLTIYRWLGTYKLMIFATALGPWIALQLI; translated from the coding sequence ATGACCCAGGAAACCCTCTCCGCCTTCTTCGGCTGGCTGACCGTTTTGCATCTCGGACTGTTCACCCTGTCCGCCATACTGGTCCTGCTTGCGCGGGATTGGGCCGCAAGCCTTCATGCCCGCATGTTCGGGCTGGCGCCCGCGGATGTCAGCCTCACCATCTACCGCTGGCTCGGCACCTACAAGCTCATGATCTTCGCCACCGCACTGGGGCCCTGGATCGCCTTGCAGCTGATCTGA
- a CDS encoding DUF1244 domain-containing protein, with protein MDKQTEIEIQAAAFRRLQKHLMEDRTDVQNIDLMNLAGFCRNCLARWYQEAAGERGIEMDKTEAREIYYGMTMAEWKANHQTEAGAGKQAAFEVAFKENVTDKT; from the coding sequence ATGGACAAGCAGACCGAAATTGAAATCCAGGCCGCCGCCTTCCGCCGCCTGCAGAAGCACCTGATGGAAGACCGCACCGATGTGCAGAACATCGACCTGATGAACCTGGCCGGCTTCTGCCGCAACTGCCTGGCGCGCTGGTACCAGGAGGCCGCCGGCGAACGCGGCATCGAAATGGACAAGACCGAGGCGCGGGAAATCTACTACGGCATGACCATGGCCGAGTGGAAAGCCAACCACCAGACCGAGGCCGGCGCCGGCAAACAGGCCGCCTTCGAGGTGGCGTTCAAGGAAAACGTGACGGACAAGACGTAG
- a CDS encoding DMT family transporter: protein MPAGLVQRRAAGVFLVVVSAAVFSSAGIFTRSVTAAAWAILFWRGLAAAGLTLAYLAVRGQLAAEVRAFDRRALLIAVLGAAGSAAFIPAFKLSSVANVALIYAAAPFAAAGLAWLTLRERPRRRVVLAGLAALGGVAVIVSGPSGQGSLAGDGLALFMTLMMAAVMTAYRKWPGVPAALPNAAASLLLLPVAAACTPVAEVPAAEMPLLILFGLVFAVASVTLCEGARRLPAAETALLSALETPLAPLLAFLILAERPGLETLAGGAVIFTAVLWAQKPPARGRREAPTSCPSRFP from the coding sequence ATGCCGGCAGGACTTGTGCAGCGGCGCGCGGCAGGCGTGTTTCTTGTGGTGGTTTCGGCGGCGGTGTTCAGCTCGGCGGGGATCTTCACCCGCTCCGTCACCGCGGCGGCCTGGGCGATCCTCTTCTGGCGCGGGCTGGCGGCAGCGGGGCTGACGCTGGCCTATCTGGCCGTGCGCGGGCAGCTTGCTGCGGAGGTGCGGGCCTTTGACAGGCGCGCCCTGCTGATTGCGGTGCTGGGCGCGGCGGGCAGTGCCGCCTTCATCCCGGCCTTCAAGCTGAGCAGCGTGGCCAACGTGGCGCTGATCTATGCCGCGGCGCCGTTTGCGGCTGCCGGGCTGGCCTGGCTGACGCTGCGCGAAAGGCCGCGGCGCCGGGTTGTGCTGGCCGGTTTGGCAGCGCTGGGCGGGGTGGCGGTCATTGTGTCCGGGCCATCGGGGCAGGGCAGCCTGGCAGGCGACGGGCTGGCGCTGTTCATGACGCTGATGATGGCGGCGGTCATGACCGCCTACCGCAAATGGCCGGGGGTGCCGGCAGCATTGCCGAATGCGGCGGCGTCGCTGCTGCTGCTGCCGGTGGCGGCGGCCTGCACCCCGGTGGCGGAGGTTCCGGCAGCTGAGATGCCGCTGCTGATCCTGTTCGGACTGGTGTTTGCGGTGGCCTCGGTCACTCTGTGCGAGGGGGCGCGGCGGCTGCCTGCGGCGGAAACCGCGCTGCTGTCGGCGCTGGAGACCCCGCTGGCGCCGCTGCTGGCCTTTTTGATCCTTGCCGAACGTCCGGGGCTGGAGACGCTTGCAGGCGGCGCGGTGATTTTTACAGCCGTTCTCTGGGCGCAGAAACCGCCCGCCCGCGGGCGCCGGGAGGCGCCTACGTCTTGTCCGTCACGTTTTCCTTGA
- a CDS encoding alpha/beta hydrolase family esterase → MLNRIWMLLMAGLLAVPAKGADAAAECGGDTPCRIEGGAYHIALPDGWQGGPAVMFLHGYGSSGAKVIASTGLVAAFTRRGYAVIAPSGLPWKHGKPSDWSVRDGWNTYPRNDRVFLREVLADAAARAGVKPDQLLLSGFSRGGSMVWDMACQAPEFAAAYAAVSGGFWLPMAQDCEGPVQLLHIHGFADEVVPLEGRAIPGSEAGVVQADIWEGLQLWRRENGCRSNAAEHEAADGIWRKRWHCAGGGLELILHKGGHGLPQGWSTMALDWFESLPR, encoded by the coding sequence ATGCTGAACCGGATTTGGATGCTTTTGATGGCGGGGCTGCTGGCTGTGCCGGCAAAAGGCGCGGATGCAGCGGCGGAGTGCGGCGGTGACACCCCCTGCCGGATTGAAGGCGGCGCCTACCATATTGCCCTGCCGGACGGCTGGCAGGGCGGGCCGGCGGTGATGTTCCTGCATGGCTATGGCAGCAGCGGCGCCAAGGTGATTGCCAGCACCGGGCTGGTGGCGGCTTTCACCCGGCGCGGCTATGCGGTGATTGCGCCCAGCGGGCTGCCCTGGAAACACGGCAAACCCTCGGACTGGTCGGTGCGCGACGGCTGGAACACCTATCCCCGCAATGACCGTGTGTTCCTGCGCGAGGTGCTGGCGGATGCCGCGGCCCGCGCCGGGGTGAAGCCGGATCAGCTGCTGTTGAGCGGCTTTTCCCGCGGCGGGTCGATGGTCTGGGATATGGCCTGCCAGGCGCCGGAGTTTGCTGCAGCCTATGCGGCGGTCTCCGGCGGCTTCTGGCTGCCGATGGCGCAGGATTGCGAAGGGCCGGTGCAATTGCTGCATATTCACGGATTTGCCGACGAGGTTGTCCCGCTGGAGGGGCGGGCTATCCCGGGATCGGAGGCAGGCGTTGTGCAGGCCGACATTTGGGAAGGGCTGCAGCTGTGGCGGCGGGAGAATGGCTGCCGCAGCAACGCGGCGGAGCATGAGGCCGCGGACGGTATCTGGCGCAAGCGCTGGCACTGCGCAGGCGGCGGGCTGGAGCTGATCCTGCACAAGGGCGGGCATGGCCTGCCCCAGGGCTGGAGCACAATGGCGCTGGACTGGTTCGAGAGCCTGCCGCGCTGA
- a CDS encoding D-amino-acid transaminase, whose translation MTRTVYVNGEYLPETEAKVSIFDRGFLFADAVYEVTSVLDGKLIDFEGHAVRLDRSLKELDMASPCSKEELLEIHRKLVELNGIEEGLVYLQVSRGSDGDRDFVFPSEDTPPSLVLFTQNKPGLADSPAAQKGAKVISIDDIRWGRRDIKTVQLLYPSMGKMMAKKAGCDDAWLVEDGYVTEGTSNNAYYVKDGKIVTRPLSNDILHGITRAAVLRLAAEAQMEIEERLFTIEEAKQADEAFTTSASAFVMPVVEIDGVQLGGGTPGPIARRLREIYLEESRKKAV comes from the coding sequence ATGACCCGTACCGTTTATGTGAATGGCGAATATCTGCCCGAGACCGAAGCCAAGGTCTCGATCTTTGACCGCGGCTTCCTGTTTGCCGATGCGGTCTATGAGGTGACCTCGGTCCTCGATGGCAAGCTGATCGACTTCGAAGGCCACGCCGTGCGCCTGGACCGCTCGCTCAAGGAACTGGACATGGCTTCGCCCTGCTCCAAGGAGGAGCTGCTGGAGATCCACCGCAAGCTGGTGGAGCTGAACGGCATCGAAGAGGGGCTGGTGTACCTGCAGGTCTCGCGCGGCTCCGACGGCGACCGGGATTTCGTGTTCCCGTCCGAGGACACCCCGCCGTCGCTGGTTCTGTTCACCCAGAACAAGCCTGGCCTGGCCGACAGCCCGGCGGCGCAAAAGGGCGCCAAGGTGATCTCGATCGACGACATCCGCTGGGGCCGCCGCGACATCAAGACGGTGCAGCTGCTGTATCCGTCGATGGGCAAGATGATGGCGAAGAAGGCGGGCTGCGACGATGCCTGGCTGGTCGAGGACGGTTATGTGACCGAAGGAACCTCGAACAACGCCTATTACGTGAAGGACGGCAAGATCGTGACCCGGCCGCTCAGCAACGACATCCTGCACGGCATCACCCGCGCCGCGGTGCTGCGGCTGGCGGCCGAAGCGCAGATGGAGATCGAGGAGCGCCTGTTCACCATCGAGGAAGCGAAACAGGCGGATGAGGCCTTCACCACCTCCGCCAGCGCCTTTGTGATGCCGGTGGTGGAAATCGACGGCGTGCAGCTGGGCGGCGGCACCCCGGGCCCCATCGCCAGGCGCCTGCGTGAGATCTACCTGGAAGAAAGCCGCAAGAAAGCCGTCTGA
- the dgcA gene encoding N-acetyl-D-Glu racemase DgcA, whose protein sequence is MQVSVTPDVFKLAQVFTISRGSRTEAKVLTVRVEKDGAAGWGECVPYARYNETLESVTAEIEGLPADFTREELQSLLPAGAARNAVDCALWDLEAKQAGKRVWELAGLPEPKPEITAYTLSLDTPEKMQAQAAENAHRPLLKIKLGTPDDMPRLQAVRAGAPEARIIIDANEGWSAGVYAELAPHLVRLGVELVEQPLPAGEDAALIGMERPVPVCADESCHDRGSLPGLKGKYDVVNIKLDKTGGLTEALKLREAALAGGYQVMVGCMVGSSLAMAPATLVAQGAAVTDLDGPLLLAEDRAEPLTFDAAGVHPPKAALWG, encoded by the coding sequence ATGCAGGTCTCCGTCACTCCGGACGTCTTCAAACTGGCGCAGGTCTTCACCATCTCGCGCGGCTCGCGCACCGAGGCCAAGGTGCTGACCGTGCGGGTCGAAAAGGACGGCGCCGCCGGCTGGGGCGAATGCGTGCCCTATGCCCGCTACAACGAGACGCTGGAGAGCGTCACCGCCGAGATCGAAGGGCTGCCCGCCGATTTCACCCGTGAGGAGCTGCAGTCGCTGCTGCCCGCCGGCGCCGCCCGCAACGCGGTCGACTGCGCGCTGTGGGACCTGGAGGCCAAGCAGGCGGGCAAACGCGTCTGGGAACTGGCCGGGCTGCCGGAACCCAAGCCGGAGATCACCGCCTATACGCTGTCGCTGGACACGCCGGAGAAGATGCAGGCGCAGGCGGCCGAAAACGCGCACCGGCCGCTGTTGAAGATCAAGCTCGGCACCCCCGACGACATGCCGCGCCTGCAGGCGGTGCGCGCCGGCGCGCCGGAGGCCAGGATCATCATCGACGCCAACGAGGGCTGGTCGGCCGGGGTTTATGCCGAGCTGGCGCCGCATCTGGTGCGCCTCGGCGTGGAGCTGGTGGAACAGCCGCTGCCCGCGGGCGAGGATGCGGCCCTCATCGGCATGGAGCGCCCGGTCCCGGTCTGCGCCGACGAAAGCTGCCACGACCGCGGAAGCCTGCCCGGGCTCAAGGGCAAGTACGACGTGGTCAACATCAAGCTGGACAAGACCGGCGGCCTTACCGAGGCGCTCAAGCTGCGCGAGGCGGCGCTGGCCGGGGGCTATCAGGTGATGGTCGGCTGCATGGTCGGATCCTCGCTGGCGATGGCGCCTGCGACGCTTGTGGCGCAGGGTGCGGCGGTAACGGATCTTGACGGGCCGCTCCTGCTGGCCGAAGACCGCGCGGAACCTTTGACATTTGATGCCGCCGGGGTGCACCCCCCGAAGGCCGCCCTGTGGGGGTAA
- the dgcN gene encoding N-acetyltransferase DgcN codes for MIETPYLLFLGDAPDMLAAKVAIGIRDWRPDHAVGQIRLPGCGADLGLKDLTLAEAREAGAKTLVIGVANRGGVISPAWKEVLIEALEMGYDLASGLHNLLRDEGDLVAAAQTHGGTLHDVRVPTVGYPIANGVKRKGKRCLAVGTDCSVGKMYTAMAMDAEMQKRGLKSTFRATGQTGILITGHGVPLDAVVADFMAGSIEYLTPDNDDDHWDLIEGQGSLFHVSYSGVTMALVHGGQPDALILCHEPTRTHMRGLPDYDVPSLEELRDVALPLAQRANPACRIVGISVNTQHLTEDEAVKYLAEVEERMGLPAVDPYRHGAGRLVDALAAI; via the coding sequence ATGATCGAGACCCCTTATCTGCTGTTCCTGGGCGACGCGCCTGACATGCTGGCCGCCAAGGTTGCCATCGGCATCCGCGACTGGCGTCCGGACCATGCCGTCGGCCAGATCCGCCTGCCGGGCTGCGGTGCAGACCTGGGCCTGAAGGACCTGACCCTGGCCGAAGCCAGGGAAGCCGGCGCCAAGACCCTGGTGATCGGCGTGGCCAACCGCGGCGGGGTGATCTCGCCCGCGTGGAAGGAAGTCCTGATCGAAGCGCTGGAGATGGGGTATGACCTCGCCTCCGGCCTGCACAACCTGCTGCGCGACGAGGGCGACCTGGTGGCAGCTGCGCAGACCCATGGCGGCACCCTGCATGACGTGCGCGTGCCCACCGTCGGCTACCCGATTGCCAATGGCGTCAAGCGCAAGGGCAAGCGCTGTCTGGCCGTCGGCACCGATTGCTCGGTCGGCAAGATGTACACCGCGATGGCGATGGACGCCGAGATGCAGAAGCGCGGCCTGAAGTCGACTTTCCGCGCCACCGGCCAGACCGGCATCCTGATCACCGGCCACGGCGTGCCGCTGGATGCGGTGGTGGCCGACTTCATGGCGGGTTCCATCGAGTATCTGACGCCGGACAATGACGACGACCACTGGGACCTGATCGAGGGCCAGGGCTCGCTGTTCCACGTCTCCTACTCGGGCGTGACCATGGCGCTGGTGCACGGCGGCCAGCCGGATGCGCTGATCCTGTGCCACGAGCCGACCCGCACCCACATGCGCGGCCTGCCGGATTATGACGTGCCGTCGCTGGAGGAACTGCGCGACGTGGCCCTGCCGCTGGCACAGCGCGCCAACCCGGCCTGCCGGATCGTCGGCATCTCGGTCAACACCCAGCACCTGACCGAGGACGAGGCGGTGAAATACCTGGCCGAGGTGGAAGAGCGCATGGGCCTGCCCGCCGTCGACCCCTACCGCCACGGCGCCGGCCGCCTGGTGGACGCGCTGGCCGCAATCTGA
- a CDS encoding MFS transporter, protein MRRALIDNWALFLGMLLLMVGNGLLVTLLTIRGATLGFSDLQISVMQSCYPLGALAGTMLTPRLIEKVGHIRVFSALASMVSVAAIAHLLTSDPYSWAAMRLLAGFCFPGLYVITESWLNAKSANRIRAQVLSVYFIIQTAGPALGTAMVGLPDPSGNLLFGFTSILLSVAIVPLLLSDNRAPDYSAPDRMPVTRLYKVSPMTVLGIVIMGAGVVAWYISLPLYALQNGFSEAQASGALVVALIASALVQYPVGWLSDRTDRRHVVIALCSLSVLAALWMAVDTAPSRIVIGFSVIAATTLPIYSILAAHANDHLQPGQVVPASGTMAFLLQLGQFFGILIGPNMIRLADGRGLQYLLIGVGIAVALIAVARRASTDAPQETGEFQAMGVIGVAQPGAFQAESWLEEEETSASGERAEESSKLSGR, encoded by the coding sequence ATGAGACGCGCATTGATCGACAACTGGGCCCTGTTTCTGGGCATGCTGCTGCTGATGGTGGGCAACGGGCTGCTGGTCACGCTGCTGACCATCCGCGGCGCGACGCTGGGATTTTCCGATCTGCAAATCTCGGTCATGCAGTCCTGCTATCCGCTGGGGGCGCTGGCCGGCACCATGCTGACGCCGCGGCTGATCGAGAAGGTGGGGCATATCCGGGTGTTCTCGGCGCTGGCCTCGATGGTCTCGGTCGCGGCGATTGCCCATCTGCTGACCTCGGACCCCTACAGCTGGGCCGCCATGCGGCTGCTGGCAGGGTTCTGTTTTCCCGGCCTTTACGTGATCACCGAAAGCTGGCTGAACGCGAAATCGGCGAACCGGATCCGGGCGCAGGTGCTGTCGGTCTATTTCATCATCCAGACGGCAGGCCCGGCGCTGGGCACCGCGATGGTCGGCCTGCCGGACCCAAGCGGCAATCTGCTGTTCGGCTTCACCTCGATCCTGCTGTCGGTGGCGATTGTGCCGCTTCTGCTGTCCGATAACCGGGCGCCGGACTACAGCGCCCCGGACCGGATGCCGGTGACGCGGCTTTACAAGGTGTCGCCGATGACCGTGCTGGGCATCGTGATCATGGGGGCTGGAGTGGTGGCCTGGTACATCAGCCTGCCGCTTTATGCGCTGCAGAACGGATTCAGCGAGGCGCAGGCTTCGGGTGCGCTGGTGGTGGCGCTGATTGCCTCGGCGCTGGTGCAATACCCGGTGGGCTGGCTGTCGGACCGCACCGACCGGCGGCACGTTGTCATTGCGCTCTGCAGTCTTTCGGTTCTGGCGGCGCTGTGGATGGCAGTGGACACGGCGCCGTCGCGCATCGTCATCGGCTTTTCGGTGATCGCGGCAACCACGCTGCCGATCTATTCGATCCTGGCAGCCCACGCCAATGACCACCTGCAGCCGGGCCAGGTTGTGCCTGCCAGCGGCACCATGGCGTTCCTGTTGCAGCTGGGCCAGTTCTTCGGGATCCTGATCGGGCCCAACATGATCCGTCTGGCGGACGGCCGCGGGCTGCAATACCTGCTGATCGGAGTCGGCATCGCCGTTGCGCTGATCGCCGTTGCCCGCCGCGCCAGCACGGACGCACCGCAGGAAACCGGCGAATTCCAGGCGATGGGGGTGATCGGGGTCGCCCAGCCCGGTGCGTTTCAGGCCGAATCCTGGCTTGAGGAGGAGGAAACGTCTGCAAGCGGCGAGCGGGCGGAAGAATCTTCGAAATTGTCCGGGAGGTGA